The following are encoded in a window of Glandiceps talaboti chromosome 5, keGlaTala1.1, whole genome shotgun sequence genomic DNA:
- the LOC144435059 gene encoding glucose-6-phosphate isomerase-like — protein sequence MASFTSNQWFVGLKEYYAKNVSRLNMRGMFEKDPSRFDKFSIKLETESGDLLLDYSKNLINEEVLNMLIELARSSGLEKKRDRMFCGEKRNFTENSAILQFTLRNRSHNAISVNGQDIMPDVNAFLLQMRKFTESVRSGEWKGYTGKAITDVVNIGIGGSDLGPEMITEALKPYGNGPRVHFVSNIDGTHLVETMKKLTADTTLFLISSKSFTTQETITNATSAKDWFLQTAKDETAVAKHFAALSTNTEKAQAFGIDKRNIFGFLDVSGLWSATGMSIALYIGMDNFESLLAGGYYMDNHFRTAPLEANAPVILAVLGIWYNNFYGAETHAVLPYDQYMHRFVAYIQQNDMECNGKYITSNGTRVDHSTGPVIWGEPGTNGQHAFFQLLHQGTRLTPCDFLAPVETHNPISNGLHHEILLANFLAQTEALMRGKSSKEAKEELVKEGKSEENVKKILPHKVFEGNRPTNSIVFQKLTPYMLGVLIVMYEHKIFTQGVIWDINSYDQWGVELGKQIAKEIQSELRGVEPVSSHDCSTNGLINFVKSHRRIDPVKSELKLSYLRNDIKHT from the exons ATGGCTTCTTTTACATCTAATCAATGGTTTGTTGGACTGAAAGAATATTATGCAAAAAACGTATCAAGACTGAACATGAGGGGAATGTTCGAAAAAGACCCATCTCGTTTTGACAAGTTCAG cATCAAACTAGAAACAGAATCGGGAGATCTGTTATTGGACTACTCGAAAAATCTCATCAATGAAGAAGTGCTTAACATGCTTATCGAACTG GCCAGGTCTTCAGGTCTTGAGAAGAAACGAGATCGTATGTTCTGTGGCGAGAAGAGAAACTTCACAGAGAATTCTGCAATTTTGCAGTTTACATTACGTAATCGATCTCACAATGCGATCAGTGTTAATGGACAGGACATCATGCCAGATGTAAACGCTTTCTTGCTTCAAATGAGAAAGTTCACTGAG TCTGTCAGGAGCGGAGAATGGAAGGGGTATACTGGTAAAGCAATTACCGATGTAGTTAACATTGGTATCGGTGGATCTGATTTG GGTCCAGAAATGATCACTGAAGCTCTGAAACCCTATGGCAATGGTCCCCGAGTACACTTTGTCTCCAATATTGACGGAACACATTTGGTAGAAACTATGAAAAAGCTTACTGCTGACACTACTCTATTCCTTATTTCTTCTAAG TCATTCACAACTCAAGAAACTATCACAAATGCCACTTCTGCCAAGGATTGGTTCTTACAAACAGCCAAAGATGAAACTGCTGTGGCTAAACATTTTGCAGCTCTCTCAACAAATACT GAGAAAGCGCAAGCCTTTGGCATTGATAAGAGAAATATTTTTGGCTTCTTGGAT GTTAGTGGTCTATGGTCTGCCACTGGTATGTCCATTGCTTTATACATAGGTATGGATAATTTTGAATCTCTCCTTGCTGGTGGTTATTACATGGACAACCACTTCAGAACGGCACCACTAGAAGCTAATGCTCCTGTCATCCTGGCAGTACTTGGAATTTGGTATAACAACTTCTATGGTGCAGAGACTCATGCAGTGTTACCATATGACCAG TACATGCACAGATTTGTAGCATATATCCAGCAAAATGATATGGAATGTAATGGTAAATATATCACAAGTAATGGCACCAGAGTAGATCATTCCACCGGTCCTGTCATATGGGGAGAGCCAGGAACAAACGGACAGCATGCATTCTTTCAACTCCTTCATCAAG gTACTCGTTTGACCCCTTGCGATTTCTTAGCGCCAGTGGAAACTCACAATCCAATCAGCAATGGTTTGCATCATGAG ATATTACTCGCCAATTTTCTCGCGCAGACGGAAGCATTAATGCGTGGCAAATCCAGCAAAGAGGCAAAGGAAGAACTAGTTAAAGAAGGAAAGTCTgaagaaaatgttaaaaagaTTCTACCACACAAg GTGTTTGAAGGCAACAGACCTACCAATTCTATCGTGTTCCAAAAGTTAACTCCTTACATGCTGGGTGTTCTCATCGTCATGTATGAACATAAGATATTTACACAGGGTGTGATATGGGACATCAACTCGTATGATCAGTGGGG AGTTGAGCTGGGTAAGCAAATCGCTAAAGAGATACAGTCAGAATTGAGAGGAGTCGAACCAGTTAGCAGTCATGACTGTTCCACCAATGGTCTTATTAACTTTGTCAAATCTCACCGACGCATCGACCCAGTAAAATCTGAACTAAAACTCAGTTATTTAAGAAATgatataaaacatacataa